One Paenarthrobacter aurescens TC1 DNA window includes the following coding sequences:
- a CDS encoding flavin reductase-like domain protein (identified by match to protein family HMM PF01613) — protein MPSEPSGFEQTFREMFRRHAAGVAIITANLNGSPFGFTATSVASLSAEPPRFTFNMARSSSSWPAVANAEYIGVHMLGLENQALANRFARTRDRFDGDHWEPGPHDVPILKDVSGWLVGRIQMRLSFENNAVVVVEVVDGQVGDNGTPLLYHSGSYSKPTPIDYEI, from the coding sequence GTGCCAAGCGAACCATCCGGCTTCGAGCAGACGTTCAGGGAGATGTTCCGTCGGCATGCCGCAGGAGTAGCCATCATCACGGCCAACCTCAACGGAAGCCCCTTTGGTTTCACCGCCACCTCCGTGGCTTCCCTGTCCGCCGAGCCTCCCCGCTTCACGTTCAACATGGCCAGGAGCTCCAGTTCCTGGCCGGCTGTGGCCAATGCGGAGTACATAGGAGTCCACATGCTGGGGCTGGAAAACCAAGCCCTCGCCAATCGCTTCGCACGGACCCGCGACCGCTTCGACGGCGACCACTGGGAACCAGGTCCCCACGACGTGCCCATTCTCAAGGACGTCAGCGGCTGGCTCGTGGGCAGGATTCAAATGCGTCTGTCCTTCGAGAACAACGCCGTTGTGGTGGTCGAAGTTGTCGACGGGCAAGTTGGCGATAACGGTACTCCCCTGCTTTACCACAGCGGCAGCTATAGCAAACCCACGCCGATCGACTATGAAATCTAG